One stretch of Desulforegula conservatrix Mb1Pa DNA includes these proteins:
- the pyk gene encoding pyruvate kinase, producing MPRTKIICTIGPSSSTPEIIKAMIQEGMNVARLNFSHGTHEQHAEKIVMIRKVADELGKHVAILQDLCGPKIRIGLVKEPGIRLDSGSTLILTTEILVGEDGKVSVSYKNLPRDVKSGDIILLADGMMELAVREIKGDEIFCTVITGGVLTSNKGINLPSGTISTPSLTDKDKADLEFGLKHDIDFVALSFVRRASDIHEARQLIIAAGKDVPIIAKIEKHEAIESIDAIIDACDAVMVARGDLGVEIPLENVPVLQKEIVKKANLVGKPVIIATQMLRSMVDSPRPTRAEATDVANAVLDGADAVMLSEETASGQYPVKAIQYMARIAETAEKTSKSTVDMSLIPEKNIEEAVAYASCVLAENLGVSAIVAPTSKGFTAMLISKFRPKAKIIALSPDISIVRRLSLYWGCFAKLTEQSKNTDDMIEDGAKSALETGLVSKGDLIVITAGHPVWVAGTTNMVKVKRL from the coding sequence ATGCCAAGAACAAAAATAATATGCACAATAGGTCCATCAAGCAGCACTCCTGAAATCATAAAAGCAATGATCCAGGAAGGCATGAATGTGGCAAGACTCAATTTTTCCCACGGAACCCACGAACAGCACGCCGAAAAAATTGTAATGATAAGAAAGGTGGCTGATGAGCTCGGAAAGCATGTCGCCATACTTCAGGATCTTTGCGGCCCAAAGATAAGGATCGGTCTTGTCAAAGAACCTGGCATAAGGCTTGACTCAGGAAGTACTCTCATTCTGACAACCGAAATCCTTGTTGGTGAGGATGGAAAAGTATCTGTATCATACAAAAATCTTCCAAGGGACGTAAAATCAGGAGACATAATTCTTCTTGCAGACGGAATGATGGAACTTGCAGTTCGTGAAATCAAGGGCGATGAGATTTTCTGCACCGTAATAACCGGTGGTGTCCTTACTTCTAACAAGGGAATAAACCTGCCTTCAGGTACAATAAGTACACCCTCGCTCACTGATAAAGACAAGGCAGATCTTGAATTCGGACTTAAGCACGACATTGATTTTGTGGCCCTTTCATTTGTAAGAAGGGCTTCAGATATACACGAAGCAAGACAGTTGATTATTGCAGCTGGTAAGGATGTGCCCATAATTGCGAAAATTGAAAAACATGAGGCCATTGAATCCATTGACGCAATTATTGATGCCTGTGACGCTGTGATGGTTGCACGGGGTGATCTCGGGGTCGAGATCCCACTTGAAAATGTACCTGTTCTTCAGAAAGAAATTGTCAAAAAAGCCAATCTTGTTGGAAAGCCTGTAATAATTGCTACCCAGATGCTCAGATCCATGGTTGATTCTCCAAGACCCACAAGGGCCGAAGCGACTGATGTCGCAAACGCAGTACTTGACGGAGCCGACGCTGTAATGCTTTCAGAGGAGACAGCAAGCGGGCAATATCCTGTCAAAGCAATTCAATATATGGCGCGTATTGCAGAAACTGCCGAAAAAACGTCAAAAAGCACGGTTGACATGAGCCTTATCCCTGAAAAAAATATTGAGGAAGCCGTGGCCTACGCGTCCTGCGTTCTGGCCGAGAATCTTGGGGTTTCTGCAATTGTGGCGCCTACGAGTAAAGGCTTTACAGCTATGCTGATTTCGAAATTCAGGCCCAAGGCAAAAATTATCGCGCTTTCACCGGATATTTCCATCGTTCGAAGACTTTCTCTTTACTGGGGCTGCTTTGCAAAGCTCACGGAACAGTCAAAAAATACTGATGACATGATTGAAGACGGCGCTAAATCAGCGCTCGAAACAGGT
- a CDS encoding DNA polymerase III subunit delta, with protein sequence MPEITHRDLDKHLKSGEDLHQTILIFGDSCLADSAMAKLMTHVFKGKDPGINYEKADGLSGIGNAIEFLMTRSFFPGPKLVCITDAKIFESKEDLPGIIAKSKQAFDKDDKKRASKFLLKFIVESGLDLASITSANFHEKIGLSSEDDWAWGIINHIRQNGITADEGQGDSSIIEKTIAKGLPKNHFLVLICDSVDKRKAGYKKFSSTALIVNCQIPKGDRKADKDAQDVIFREKAAEMLGPLKKSLDSLAFMALRDMTGDDLRVFSENLKLLADFSGERQKITKEDVNNVLARTKQDPIYEFTNSLASRDLESSIFFMRSILDSGAHPLQILASMINLVRRLLVVKSFCDGQNGRAWRKGMSYNDFQNAVMPSVTSVDSDLTGIITNWLSASIPANSRKAQAAKTDLLMAKGTSPYPLYLLFQKVSAFTMGELVSFFEELSKLDLKMKTSGGDNVLLIEALIIRICANLNNR encoded by the coding sequence ATGCCTGAAATAACCCACAGGGATCTGGACAAACATCTTAAATCAGGCGAAGACCTTCACCAAACCATTCTGATCTTTGGCGATTCGTGCCTTGCTGATTCTGCAATGGCAAAGCTCATGACCCATGTTTTCAAGGGTAAGGATCCGGGGATAAATTATGAAAAGGCAGATGGGCTTTCAGGAATAGGAAATGCCATTGAATTTTTGATGACCAGATCTTTTTTCCCTGGCCCGAAGCTTGTCTGTATTACTGACGCGAAAATTTTTGAATCAAAGGAAGATCTCCCTGGAATAATAGCAAAATCAAAACAGGCCTTTGATAAGGATGACAAAAAAAGAGCCTCTAAATTCCTTCTTAAATTCATCGTTGAATCAGGCTTGGATCTTGCCTCGATAACCTCGGCAAATTTTCACGAAAAAATAGGCCTGTCGTCTGAAGATGACTGGGCGTGGGGTATTATAAATCATATCCGTCAAAACGGAATAACGGCAGACGAAGGGCAGGGCGACTCTTCAATTATTGAAAAGACAATAGCTAAGGGACTGCCGAAAAATCATTTTCTTGTTCTAATTTGCGATTCTGTTGACAAGAGAAAGGCCGGATACAAAAAATTCAGTTCGACTGCCCTGATCGTAAATTGTCAGATTCCAAAAGGGGACAGAAAGGCTGATAAAGATGCCCAGGATGTAATTTTCAGGGAAAAGGCGGCAGAAATGCTTGGCCCGCTCAAAAAGAGCCTCGATTCCCTTGCTTTTATGGCGCTAAGAGATATGACCGGGGACGATCTCAGGGTTTTTTCCGAGAATCTAAAACTTCTTGCTGATTTTTCAGGAGAGCGCCAGAAAATAACAAAGGAAGACGTTAATAATGTCCTGGCCAGAACAAAACAGGACCCAATTTACGAGTTTACCAATTCCCTTGCTTCCAGGGATCTCGAATCGTCCATCTTTTTCATGAGATCAATTCTTGATTCAGGTGCACATCCTCTCCAGATTCTTGCCTCTATGATAAATCTTGTCCGCAGGTTGCTTGTTGTAAAAAGCTTTTGCGATGGACAAAATGGCAGAGCATGGCGCAAGGGCATGTCATACAACGATTTCCAGAATGCTGTGATGCCGTCTGTCACTTCAGTTGATTCCGATCTGACCGGAATCATTACAAACTGGCTGTCTGCTTCAATTCCAGCTAATTCCAGAAAGGCCCAGGCCGCAAAAACAGATCTTCTTATGGCAAAAGGGACAAGTCCTTATCCCCTTTATCTGCTTTTTCAGAAAGTTTCTGCTTTTACCATGGGAGAGCTTGTGTCTTTTTTCGAAGAGCTATCAAAGCTTGATTTGAAAATGAAGACCTCCGGAGGCGATAATGTGCTTCTTATTGAGGCATTGATCATAAGAATATGTGCAAATCTAAATAATAGATGA
- the lgt gene encoding prolipoprotein diacylglyceryl transferase, with the protein MHPVIFSLGSITLYTYGLFLALGFISGLYISRREAVLIGENPDIVSDLVFYLIIFGVLGGRSFYILTNLDFFLKNPVNVFKIWEGGLVFYGGFIFAIITVWAYTKYKKISLWKYADILAPGLAIGHAVGRIGCLMAGCCYGRECDLPWAITFHDHGSLAPLDIPLHPTQIYEVIGNLLIFAALMLFRKKKQIDGQVFWVYVLLYGAMRFIIEIFRGDDRGAFIFGTVSVSQTIGIMMITASVFMHFYLRRKKTKNA; encoded by the coding sequence ATGCATCCGGTAATATTCAGTTTAGGCTCGATCACTCTTTATACATACGGCCTTTTTCTTGCGCTTGGATTTATTTCCGGCCTTTATATTTCAAGACGTGAGGCTGTTTTGATTGGTGAGAACCCTGACATTGTGAGTGATCTGGTTTTTTATCTTATTATATTCGGAGTCCTGGGCGGCAGGTCTTTTTATATTCTTACCAATCTTGACTTTTTTTTGAAAAATCCGGTCAATGTTTTCAAGATATGGGAAGGAGGCCTCGTATTTTACGGTGGTTTTATTTTCGCCATAATAACTGTCTGGGCCTATACAAAATATAAGAAGATTAGTCTTTGGAAATACGCGGACATACTTGCCCCTGGTCTTGCCATAGGCCATGCAGTGGGAAGAATAGGGTGCCTTATGGCAGGCTGCTGTTACGGCAGGGAATGTGATCTGCCCTGGGCAATCACCTTTCATGATCATGGTTCTCTTGCTCCTCTTGATATTCCGCTGCACCCCACCCAGATTTATGAAGTAATCGGCAATCTGCTTATATTCGCAGCTTTGATGCTTTTCAGAAAAAAGAAGCAGATCGATGGTCAGGTCTTCTGGGTATACGTTCTTCTTTACGGAGCAATGCGTTTTATCATCGAGATATTCAGAGGCGATGACAGGGGCGCTTTTATTTTCGGTACGGTTTCCGTTTCCCAGACCATAGGGATTATGATGATAACAGCGTCAGTATTCATGCATTTTTATTTGAGAAGAAAAAAAACGAAAAATGCCTGA
- the lspA gene encoding signal peptidase II: MDKEKIIRLLLISGIVLIIDQITKIIILKYLFLHQEIPVIPGLFNIVSVRNPGGAFGFLANHSSLVRALVFFVVSGFAVIAVIYFYWSTPKDLKWLSSAFAMILGGAAGNLVDRIRFGEVVDFLDFYLEYFNYHWPAFNVADSAITIGMAIFLWHVVFGKIPD; this comes from the coding sequence ATGGATAAAGAAAAAATAATCAGACTTCTACTGATTTCTGGAATTGTTCTGATTATTGATCAGATAACAAAGATCATCATACTGAAATATCTGTTCCTGCATCAGGAAATACCTGTAATCCCGGGTTTGTTCAATATCGTATCAGTAAGAAATCCTGGCGGTGCGTTCGGCTTTCTTGCAAACCATTCAAGCCTGGTGAGAGCCCTTGTTTTTTTTGTGGTTTCGGGTTTTGCAGTAATAGCAGTCATTTATTTTTACTGGTCAACACCAAAGGACTTGAAATGGCTTTCTTCCGCGTTTGCAATGATACTTGGCGGAGCGGCCGGTAATCTTGTGGACAGGATCAGATTCGGAGAAGTTGTCGACTTCCTGGATTTCTATCTTGAATACTTCAATTACCACTGGCCCGCGTTCAATGTGGCAGATAGTGCCATTACCATTGGTATGGCTATTTTTTTATGGCATGTTGTTTTCGGCAAAATTCCTGATTGA
- the ileS gene encoding isoleucine--tRNA ligase, with amino-acid sequence MDYKNTLNLPVTDFPMKADLASREPVQIKAWEEGNLYGNIREHSKGRQKFILHDGPPYANGHIHIGTALNKILKDIVVKSRQMAGFDAPYVPGWDCHGLPIELNVDKQLGKKKHDMTTAEIRGKCREYASGFINIQRDEFRRLGVLADWQNPYLTMNYQYEAEIARECCEFYLKGSLFRGKKPIHWCCSCTTALAEAEIEHENTVSPSIYVRFPVKDDLSFISPALAGKKIFLVIWTTTPWTIPANLGVSVNPDFEYSAIENGDEVLVVAKELAEKCMQTFGIETINTIAEFTGVQIDGLKCSHPFYDRDSIIMNGLHVTLEAGTGCVHTAPGHGTDDHIVGLRYGLEPFAPVGDNGCYTKEAPGLEGQFVFKANESVINILKEKGMLVKEEKMNHSYPHCWRCKKPVIFRATAQWFISMDKTGLRKKALDEIERVQWIPSWGRDRIHGMIENRPDWCVSRQRSWGVPITMFHCKDCDELHMTKEIADRIYELFKENGVDAWFEKDASFFLPEGTKCSKCGSSDFGKERDILDVWFDSGVSHAAVLKTNPALSWPADMYLEGSDQHRGWFHSSLLTSVGIKGSAPYKSVLTHGFVVDAEGRKMSKSVGNVIAPEEVIKKFGAEILRLWVASSDYRDDIRISDNILKQLSDAYRRIRNTCRFILGNLSDFDPSKDAVALDEMTSLDRFALHRLGDILDRIKKAYDDYDLHIIHHTLANYCGVDLSAFYLDILKDRLYVLPAGSVERRSAQTVMHIILDSIVKAMAPILCFTSEEVWKYMPKTEGRPASVHLADMPVYNEAWRNDELAAKWETILKVRGDVTKAIEQARVTKLVGHSLDSSVTIQAEGDVYDVLSGFADDLAGIFIVSAARATDSENLGEVYVSQDLPGLSIKVEKAGGEKCPRCWIYDTFVGQDVEHPQLCKRCSSVIRQII; translated from the coding sequence ATGGACTATAAGAATACGTTGAATCTTCCGGTTACAGATTTCCCCATGAAGGCGGATCTTGCAAGCCGTGAACCTGTACAGATAAAGGCATGGGAAGAAGGAAACCTGTACGGGAATATTCGTGAGCACTCAAAAGGCAGACAGAAATTCATCCTTCACGACGGCCCTCCGTATGCAAACGGACATATTCATATCGGAACAGCCCTTAATAAAATATTAAAGGATATAGTTGTTAAATCACGCCAGATGGCTGGTTTTGACGCTCCGTATGTTCCTGGCTGGGACTGTCACGGCCTTCCTATAGAGCTTAATGTCGACAAACAGCTCGGCAAGAAAAAACATGACATGACAACAGCCGAAATCCGCGGAAAGTGCCGTGAATACGCATCAGGATTCATAAACATCCAGAGGGACGAGTTCCGAAGACTCGGTGTTCTTGCTGACTGGCAGAATCCTTATCTTACAATGAATTATCAGTACGAGGCCGAGATTGCCCGTGAGTGCTGTGAATTTTATCTTAAAGGCAGCCTTTTCAGGGGGAAAAAGCCGATTCACTGGTGCTGCAGCTGTACTACAGCTCTTGCAGAAGCTGAAATAGAGCATGAAAATACTGTCTCGCCTTCAATATATGTTCGTTTTCCTGTAAAAGACGATTTGTCTTTCATATCTCCTGCCCTTGCTGGCAAGAAAATATTTCTGGTAATATGGACGACAACTCCATGGACAATTCCTGCCAACCTTGGTGTCAGTGTTAACCCTGATTTTGAGTACTCAGCAATAGAAAATGGAGATGAAGTTCTTGTGGTCGCAAAGGAACTTGCTGAAAAATGCATGCAGACTTTCGGTATTGAAACAATCAATACAATTGCCGAATTCACAGGAGTTCAGATAGACGGCCTCAAATGTTCACATCCTTTTTATGATCGTGACTCGATAATAATGAACGGCCTTCATGTTACTCTTGAAGCTGGAACAGGTTGTGTTCACACAGCTCCCGGACATGGTACGGACGACCATATTGTCGGACTCAGGTACGGCCTAGAGCCTTTTGCTCCTGTAGGCGATAACGGATGCTATACAAAGGAAGCTCCTGGTCTTGAGGGGCAGTTTGTTTTCAAGGCAAACGAGTCAGTAATAAACATCCTTAAAGAAAAGGGCATGCTCGTTAAAGAAGAAAAAATGAACCATTCCTATCCCCACTGCTGGAGATGCAAAAAACCAGTTATTTTCAGGGCTACGGCACAGTGGTTCATTTCAATGGACAAGACAGGCCTGAGAAAAAAAGCCCTTGATGAAATTGAAAGAGTCCAGTGGATTCCAAGTTGGGGACGTGACAGAATACACGGCATGATTGAAAATCGTCCGGACTGGTGCGTTTCAAGGCAGAGATCATGGGGAGTTCCGATCACCATGTTCCATTGCAAGGACTGTGATGAGCTGCACATGACAAAGGAAATAGCAGACCGTATTTACGAGCTTTTCAAGGAAAACGGCGTAGATGCATGGTTTGAAAAGGATGCTTCTTTCTTCCTGCCAGAAGGTACAAAATGTTCCAAATGCGGATCTTCTGATTTTGGCAAGGAAAGAGATATTCTTGACGTATGGTTTGACTCAGGCGTCAGCCATGCAGCTGTTCTCAAAACAAACCCTGCGCTCTCATGGCCTGCTGATATGTATCTTGAAGGCAGTGACCAGCATAGAGGCTGGTTCCACAGTTCTCTTCTTACTTCTGTGGGAATCAAAGGTTCAGCTCCTTATAAATCAGTTCTTACCCACGGTTTTGTTGTGGATGCCGAAGGTCGCAAGATGTCCAAGTCAGTGGGCAATGTAATTGCTCCTGAAGAAGTCATCAAAAAATTCGGGGCCGAAATATTAAGGCTCTGGGTAGCGTCTTCTGACTACAGAGATGATATCAGAATCTCTGACAATATTCTGAAACAGCTTTCAGACGCATACAGGCGCATCAGAAATACCTGCCGGTTCATTCTTGGCAATCTTTCTGATTTTGATCCTTCAAAAGACGCGGTTGCTCTTGATGAAATGACAAGCCTCGACAGATTTGCGCTTCACAGGCTTGGGGACATTCTTGATAGAATAAAGAAAGCATATGATGATTATGATCTTCACATTATCCATCATACGCTTGCTAATTACTGCGGCGTGGATCTTTCCGCATTTTACTTAGATATTCTGAAGGACAGACTCTATGTTCTGCCTGCTGGATCTGTCGAAAGAAGAAGCGCACAGACTGTCATGCACATAATCCTTGATTCAATTGTTAAGGCCATGGCTCCGATTCTCTGCTTCACGTCCGAAGAAGTATGGAAATATATGCCAAAGACAGAGGGCAGGCCAGCGAGTGTTCATCTTGCTGATATGCCTGTTTATAATGAAGCGTGGAGAAATGACGAACTTGCCGCAAAATGGGAAACTATCCTTAAGGTGAGGGGCGATGTAACAAAGGCGATAGAGCAGGCCAGAGTTACAAAGCTTGTCGGCCATTCACTCGATTCATCCGTGACAATACAGGCTGAAGGCGATGTTTATGATGTTCTTTCAGGTTTTGCGGACGATCTTGCGGGTATATTCATAGTATCTGCTGCAAGGGCGACTGATTCTGAAAATCTTGGAGAAGTATATGTTAGTCAGGATTTGCCTGGGCTTTCCATTAAAGTTGAAAAGGCAGGCGGAGAAAAATGCCCGAGATGCTGGATATACGACACTTTTGTAGGTCAGGATGTCGAACATCCCCAGCTTTGCAAAAGGTGTTCTTCTGTAATACGTCAGATTATTTAA